In Brucella melitensis bv. 1 str. 16M, a genomic segment contains:
- a CDS encoding HAD family hydrolase, which produces MMAAHLADRVKSIRAVLFDKDGTLIDFDRTWFSISWQLAQWSAQGDEVLARALLDAGGYDWLAERFRANSVIAAGTVEDIVSLWHPGLAGPQLRSLIEKYDAYCIAEGARSAIAIEAVHETLAVLRGAGYRLGIATNDSEAGARVTAKALGIDHLFDVMIGYDTAARPKPFPDPLLYFAEKLGLSPHEIAMVGDNLHDLETAHAAGAGLAVGVLSGNSPREALEPHADLVLESVAGLPAILQPFVLPSA; this is translated from the coding sequence ATGATGGCTGCGCACCTTGCCGACCGCGTGAAATCGATCCGTGCCGTCCTCTTTGACAAGGACGGCACACTGATCGACTTCGATCGCACATGGTTCTCCATTTCATGGCAACTGGCGCAATGGTCGGCGCAAGGTGACGAAGTGCTGGCGCGCGCCTTGCTGGATGCGGGGGGTTATGACTGGCTGGCCGAACGTTTTCGCGCCAATTCCGTCATCGCCGCCGGAACGGTGGAAGATATTGTTTCGCTTTGGCATCCGGGCCTCGCGGGGCCGCAATTGCGTTCATTGATTGAGAAATATGATGCTTATTGCATCGCCGAAGGCGCTCGCTCGGCTATCGCTATCGAGGCGGTGCATGAAACGCTTGCCGTCCTGCGCGGTGCGGGCTATCGGCTCGGCATTGCCACCAATGATTCCGAAGCAGGAGCCCGTGTCACGGCAAAGGCGCTCGGCATCGACCATCTGTTCGATGTGATGATCGGCTATGATACCGCCGCGCGCCCGAAACCCTTTCCCGATCCGCTGCTTTATTTTGCCGAAAAGCTTGGGCTCTCGCCGCATGAAATTGCCATGGTGGGCGACAATCTGCACGATCTGGAAACCGCCCATGCGGCAGGGGCGGGGCTTGCCGTCGGTGTTCTTTCCGGCAACAGCCCGCGTGAGGCGCTGGAGCCACATGCCGATCTGGTGCTCGAAAGCGTCGCGGGCCTGCCCGCTATTCTTCAGCCTTTCGTGCTGCCTTCGGCCTGA
- a CDS encoding succinylglutamate desuccinylase/aspartoacylase family protein yields MKTEIIKFAGDVPGNAIELRVLRFEGKDAKAPGAYLQSSLHGAELPGQAALHFLIPMLKQAAEEGRILGNITLVPQANPIGSNQWQAHQHLGRFETFSLINFNRAFPLLPDFDTSDLPGPDAPVALAQRLKATLLKLALANDIVLDLHRDDEGENYVYIAEEFVEDMKDLAIALNSTAILAWNTTLDAAFDEACAHPVLQLPADKRNMKRRAVTTVEFRGMSDVYADMGRGDAEGLYRFLVHRGVVRDENVKLDGEYKGLVTPLSHVEMIRAPEGGMVLFHVAPGDVVEAGAKLATVVTRPGEPEGDIAITAPQAGRILTRRSLRYVRRGDDLLKLLADKPSAVKKRAGALEA; encoded by the coding sequence ATGAAGACCGAGATCATAAAATTTGCCGGCGATGTACCGGGCAATGCCATCGAGCTGCGTGTGCTGCGTTTTGAGGGCAAAGATGCGAAAGCGCCGGGCGCTTACCTTCAATCCTCGCTCCATGGTGCTGAATTGCCGGGACAGGCAGCCCTTCATTTCCTCATTCCCATGCTGAAGCAAGCTGCCGAAGAAGGTCGAATCCTGGGCAATATCACTCTTGTCCCGCAGGCCAACCCGATCGGTTCCAATCAGTGGCAGGCGCACCAGCATCTAGGCCGCTTCGAGACCTTCTCGCTCATCAATTTCAACCGTGCTTTCCCGCTTCTGCCGGATTTCGATACATCGGACCTGCCGGGGCCGGATGCGCCGGTTGCACTTGCCCAGCGCCTCAAGGCGACGCTTTTGAAGCTTGCCTTGGCCAACGATATCGTTCTCGACCTGCACCGCGACGATGAGGGCGAAAACTATGTCTATATCGCGGAAGAATTCGTCGAGGACATGAAGGATCTGGCGATTGCGCTGAATTCCACCGCAATCCTCGCCTGGAATACGACGCTGGATGCGGCCTTTGACGAGGCCTGCGCCCATCCTGTGCTGCAATTGCCTGCTGACAAGCGCAATATGAAGCGCCGTGCCGTCACCACGGTCGAATTCCGAGGGATGAGCGATGTCTATGCCGATATGGGCCGGGGTGACGCCGAAGGGCTTTACAGGTTTCTTGTGCATCGCGGCGTGGTTCGCGATGAAAATGTGAAGCTCGATGGTGAGTATAAGGGCCTCGTGACGCCGCTTTCGCATGTGGAGATGATCCGTGCGCCCGAAGGCGGCATGGTGCTTTTTCATGTTGCGCCGGGCGACGTGGTGGAAGCGGGCGCAAAGCTTGCCACCGTCGTCACCCGCCCCGGCGAGCCGGAAGGCGATATCGCCATTACTGCACCGCAGGCAGGCCGCATCCTGACGCGCCGTTCGCTGCGCTATGTGCGTCGTGGCGATGATCTTTTGAAGCTCCTGGCTGACAAGCCTTCGGCGGTCAAGAAACGCGCCGGTGCGCTTGAAGCATGA
- the pgi gene encoding glucose-6-phosphate isomerase, whose protein sequence is MARDATKLEATVAKLKKHWAESAPRDMRAAFSADPGRFGRYSLCLDDLLFDWSKCRVNDETMALLKELAVAADVEGRRAAMFAGEHINNTEDRAVLHVALRDTSSKEVLVDGHNVLPDVKHVLDRMAAFADGIRSGALKGATGRKITDIVNIGIGGSDLGPVMATLALAPYHDEPRAHFVSNIDGAHIADTLSPLDPASTLIIVASKTFTTIETMTNAQTARKWVADTLGEAAVGAHFAAVSTALDKVAAFGIPEDRVFGFWDWVGGRYSVWSAIGLPVMIAVGPDNFRKFLAGAHAMDVHFRDAPLEKNLPVMLGLIGYWHRAICGYGSRAIIPYDQRLSRLPAYLQQLDMESNGKSVTLDGKPVSGPTGPVVWGEPGTNGQHAFFQLLHQGTDTIPLEFIVAAKGHEPTLDHQHEMLMANCLAQSEALMKGRTLDEARAQLQAKNLPASQVERIAPHRVFSGNRPSLTLIHDMLDPYTLGRLIALYEHRVFVEAQIFGINAFDQWGVELGKELATELLPVVSGKEGASGRDASTQGLVAHLHARRKA, encoded by the coding sequence CAACGGTCGCAAAGCTGAAAAAGCATTGGGCGGAATCGGCCCCGCGCGATATGCGCGCGGCATTCAGCGCCGACCCCGGCCGGTTCGGGCGATATTCGCTCTGCCTGGATGATCTTCTGTTCGACTGGTCGAAGTGCCGGGTTAACGACGAGACCATGGCGCTGTTGAAAGAGCTGGCCGTCGCTGCCGATGTGGAAGGGCGCCGCGCCGCCATGTTCGCGGGCGAGCATATCAACAATACCGAAGACCGCGCCGTTCTGCATGTGGCGCTGCGCGACACGTCCTCGAAGGAAGTGCTGGTTGACGGGCATAATGTACTGCCGGATGTGAAACATGTGCTCGACCGCATGGCCGCTTTTGCGGATGGCATCCGGTCCGGCGCGTTGAAGGGCGCGACCGGCCGGAAGATTACCGATATCGTGAATATCGGCATTGGCGGTTCCGATCTGGGGCCTGTCATGGCGACGCTGGCGCTTGCGCCCTATCATGATGAGCCACGCGCGCATTTCGTTTCCAATATCGATGGCGCGCATATTGCCGACACGCTTTCGCCGCTTGATCCGGCATCGACGCTTATCATTGTCGCGTCGAAGACTTTTACGACCATTGAAACCATGACGAACGCGCAGACGGCGCGCAAATGGGTGGCAGACACCCTGGGCGAGGCGGCGGTGGGCGCGCATTTTGCTGCCGTTTCCACTGCGCTCGACAAGGTTGCGGCCTTCGGCATTCCTGAAGATCGTGTTTTCGGCTTCTGGGACTGGGTTGGCGGGCGTTATTCGGTCTGGTCGGCCATCGGCCTGCCGGTGATGATCGCCGTCGGCCCGGATAATTTCCGCAAGTTCCTTGCGGGCGCACACGCCATGGATGTGCATTTCCGCGATGCGCCACTGGAAAAGAACCTGCCCGTCATGCTCGGCCTCATCGGCTATTGGCATCGCGCAATCTGCGGTTATGGCAGCCGCGCCATCATTCCTTATGACCAGCGCCTTTCGCGCCTCCCGGCCTATTTGCAGCAGCTCGATATGGAATCGAACGGCAAGAGCGTGACGCTGGATGGCAAGCCGGTTTCCGGCCCAACCGGCCCCGTTGTCTGGGGTGAGCCCGGCACCAATGGCCAGCACGCCTTTTTCCAGCTTCTGCATCAGGGAACCGATACGATCCCGCTGGAATTCATCGTGGCGGCCAAGGGCCACGAGCCGACACTGGATCACCAGCATGAAATGCTGATGGCAAACTGCCTTGCCCAGTCCGAAGCCCTGATGAAAGGCCGCACGCTGGACGAGGCGCGTGCGCAGTTGCAGGCAAAGAACCTGCCTGCGTCGCAAGTGGAGCGCATTGCCCCGCACCGCGTCTTTTCCGGCAACCGCCCATCCCTGACGCTCATCCATGACATGCTCGACCCCTATACGCTGGGTCGCCTGATCGCGCTTTACGAACATCGTGTTTTCGTCGAAGCGCAGATTTTCGGCATCAATGCCTTCGATCAATGGGGCGTGGAACTGGGTAAGGAACTGGCGACGGAACTTTTGCCGGTTGTATCGGGCAAGGAAGGGGCGAGTGGTCGCGACGCTTCCACGCAAGGGCTTGTCGCGCATCTGCATGCGCGAAGGAAAGCTTGA